ATATGCAGTTATGAGAAACTATGTTATTAATTTAGGAAAGACCAGTAAAATTGAGGAAGGAGGAGTAATCAGCCTAATCCCACTTTCTGTGCTTGGTAGTGCCTTCAGACTGACTCGAGCTCACACAATATTGAAAGTGTACTTGGCTAAAGGTCTTCAGTTTGAAGTCTACCAGAATGTCTAATATATGGGGGTTTTGTGACATACTGTCCTATCTTTAGTGCTCTTcgtaacctttttttttttttccagactatGACTCTTCTACCAAGGGCGCCTTAGCAGTTTTTCAAACCAGTGTTAGTAAAGGGGTAGACTGAATTCAGAACAGGGAAGAAACACTTAGCAGACATAGTTTACAAATTAACTGACCATAGTAATGGAGTGCGTTAAGGGAGGTCCCTCAGTTTTGATATTTGAGATGGCTAGCTGGGAGATTTTGTTGCTTCCTGCAGTGGCCATCTTTTTGAGTGGTGCTGCTCTTTCCTTGCCCGTCAAGTCTTATGCTTATTGTGCCTTTTACCAGCATGCAgctctctgccttctcccttgTTGCTGGGGGTCTGGTTTGATGTTCAGCAGTAAAACATCTAATAACTTCATCATTCGTGTGTCTGCTCAGCCAATTCTTTAATTGGGTCCTACACTTACAAGTGGCTAAGTAAAGTGACTCAATAGATTGCCTTGCGTTGCAGACAGATAATTATGTATTTGAGTGACTAGTGGGTTTTAtggatgtgttttgtttttatctcagtGGGGCACTGCAGTTACAGGGGAGTCATGCAAAGCTTGTTGTGGCTGACACATGTTCAACAGTTTGTTTCCAGAAATTACATAAtactttgtatttcttgtgGATTAACTGTTGGGGCGTACGTAAGGAGGAAGCAGTATAACCTGACTTTTAGCTTACAGTCATCTGAATTAGTGGCAGGGCAGTGAAAGCTGGtagaggaaaggctgaaggtTAACCAACAAACAGCAGCGACCAAACCAATTCTCTACTTGCATCTGTGACAGACTCCTGCAGTCCCTATATATCCTTCCAGATATATCCAAATCACAGATGAAGTTGCCTGTCATGGGAGGCGACTAGTGAGGGGAAGAAGGTCATGCTAAAATGCTGCAAGATGAGTACACTGAAGTACCTCTTACACTTGGTAGGGAACAGCTTTCTCATGGTCTCTTCAGACTTGTTATTTTCCATAGTCTGAAATTCCGCAGGTTTCAGGTTGGCTTTTGGTGGATGGTAGCCACTGGGGCAGAGATGTCTGTAGTTGCTAGTCACTGTGGTATGGAGTACAGGTGGCTGTCTTGAGTCCTTTAGGTCAGGATCCCACAAACTTCCTTGTGGGTAATGGCagaatttattacttttttttccccctacagcTCACTGAATGGCACTCTGTCCTAACTTTCAGTCAGGCTTTCACTGCCACAGTTTGTCCACATCCAGTGCATTTCTCATCCATACTACCATATGGACTGTTATTTGCCTCAGcactattttcttttgttttacttctgaaTCTAGACTCCTATGGGCATTCTGGGAGCCAcctttggtatttctttttaaagctttcttgGAGCATAGACAGGATTCAGAATTAGAAGAAGTTGAAAGGAAGTGTGGGAGCAGTATGCTTACCAAGTCTAACTGTGGAATCTGTGAGACTTAAAGTATATGGTCCTtagtatgtttttttccttttttttttctgtcttttcaagAGAGAAGCCCAAAATCTTCTGTGTACTAGCTCTTGCAGCTGTATAGGACAGGAAACTGATTtaaggagagaaacagaaaagtcttCATAGCCGGTGGAAGGAGAAGCAAGATTTATATGCTTTGAAAAGGTATGTATTAGAAGATTTACTTGGTTATAAGTCCAATAGTCAGCAGTACTCATTTGCAGTAAGGTTCTTTCTCTCAAGAGCTGTCACTTCCTGCCATTCACTACAGAAATTTTCCatagctttctgttttcaagggGAAAGCTACCCTGTCCTTGTTTCTAAAATTCAGACTTTGAAAATTACGTACCCTTAATAGTAAGACTGTTATCTGAAGAAACAAATCATTTAGGTGTGAAACAGCATTTACAGTTGTTTCCAGTCTAACTGTAAAGCAAATTCTGTCGTTTCATCAGCATTCAATGGCAGCAAAATTGGTTAGGCCCTTAAATCCATAATGGAGgtaatacaaaacagaaaatacaccaCGAGTGTACAATACAAGGAGAGTAGCAAATGCAGAAGTAAATACTATAATGTAGCTAATTCCActgattgttttttcttcttttgattcGTGTATTTTCATGTTCACAGATCTACTGTAGTTTTCTGCCACTTAATGGTaacggggggaaaaaaatccaaaaaaaaccaactcatCTGCTTGAGGAGATTCTCTTGTAATGTATCCAGTGGCTGTTCCTGCATCAGGAGATGAAGGAAATAATGGACAACATgggaaacttatttttttcctttttgtttttggaGCTGTGTTGCTTTGTGCTGGATTCCTGCTTTCAGTCTTTATTCTCCAGTCATGCCCATCTGGAACCTTCAGTGACTGTAATGAGGTCCTTAAGGCTGCTGGGCCTGTGCTGGCTGTAACTGGACTGGTTTGTGTTTTACTGGCACGATCAAGGGCCAGGTTGTATATAAGACAAAGACAATTGCAAAATGAGCAGGTGTACAGCCTTGTTTTTTGTCAAGGGAGCTGTCAGTTTGCCCAGTTTCTCATATTTGGATTCCTGTTTTTAACTAGTGGTATGCTAATTAGCATCCTGGGCATTTGGGTtcctggctgcagccccggTTGGCACACCATACAGCTCAACCACACCGGCAGTTCTGATGTGGACCTCCAGGGCTGTGGATTCCTGTCACTTCAAATCATGGGACCTTTGATTGTGCTCACTGGGTTGTGTTTCTTCGTGATAGCtcatgttaaaaagaaacaaaccttaAATCTCAACCAAGAATCCTGCGAAAGTGAAGAACATCCTCAGAGCCCTGAATCTTTTCAGGTTACAGTAGGTGGGTAAAAAATGTGTGAACTTTACATTTAAGAGTTAGTAGGGGTTTTTTCCCACTCATGATTTGCCTCTGAATATTACTTGTTTGAGCTCTAAATGTGTCCGTTCTGGCATGTCAGACTatccaaaactgaaaaatgttgctttgtCACTTAAGTTTTCTGTATGGTCAGCTGGGTTACCTTTCTATTAAAGACAGAACCTCTCCTTTGGCATAAAAAGGAAAGGTCTCATGGTCTGTGCAAAAGAAGCCATGTAATCTGACACAAATGGGTCCAATCCCACTTCCTTTCCCAAAGGGTATAGCTGACACTGCAAATCACAGGTCTAATGACTTCTGTGACTatatttaagatttattttagtCCTGAGCTCTGACCCCTTAAACAGAAGAATCTGACTCATAAGCAttgtattgtatttctttttaatcatgGCCACATCTTCCATCACTCAGAGGTGTaattacaaaatgtttctgttaattGCACAGTTATTTGGATAAATGTAAGTTAGCAGGGAATGCTCCCCTGCATATAGTGCTACTTTTAATACCCCATGAATACATTTTATGCATAGATTATTCTGATAACTTTCTAGCTCTCAGAAAGGTTTGAGTCAATCGTAGTGTTGCTTGACTATCATCTGACTAACTGGACTTGGAATACATtatgcaaagctttttttgttctgcctgtCAAACCAATGTACAGACCTGTAGCCTGGTAATCCTTAGAAAATGCGAGGATTTAAAgtcagctttccagccaccagGATAAATCACAGGGTCAGAGAAAGGAATTTGGATTGTCTTTAAaggcaagaaagcaaaatcagtgGATTCCTTTTATACTTCCATCAggaaaagtaaaactgaaaggCTGAGGTCTGGTTGGCATAGTGACGTTCTGGAACAGTGGTGACTCAGCTAGAAAACACCCCTTCCTCACTCAGCACTCTTGATGCTCCCTGACCTGTCCCTGCACAcaatttacaaaggaaaaaaagtgccaACCAGCTGtgaatatttatataaattatgcAAGCTCAGTGGCCAACAGGAACTttctgcttaaagaaaaaataagtgtgAAACTCCGCAATAACGAAGTTGAAATTGGCAGATATATGCTGCACAGTACGATAGTGAGTTATAGATCAGTGTTGTGGTACTAATGTTAATAGTGTGCCTTCAGCTACAAGTAATTTAGTAGGGAAACTGTCAAGGCACACAATCAGTCATCAGAACCATTAATGACTTTTGTTATAACACTGCAGTAGATGTGGAGAAACTTAAACTGTCCTGTTTTGGCTATGtgaggaaaattaaatacttggCTACCCTTAAAATGAGCCAACAACAACTGTATGCTTTGCACTTTCAGTTTCTGAAGACAGACAGCAACGAGAGGTTTATGTCTCTTCCCTAGATGGAACACTCCCCTGCCCTAGCTGTATTTCCTAAATGAAATCTTCCGTTTATCAATATgctgcatgttttgttttttggttttgaacatACCTCCATGTATTCTTAACAGCGCAGAATATAAGAGTTCTGTATGTGGGATCATTGCACTTTATCCTAAATGGCAGACAAGTACAAATACTGTCattccaaagacagaaaatattctaGGATACAGTTAGAATAAACAGTGGTGCCTAATGTTTCAGAGGTAGTAATcgctggggttttttttccctaggtgATACTGTAATGGTATTCCCACCTCCACCGCCTCCTTATTTTGCTGACCCTGTGTCACCAACTGTGACACATTGTCTTATGTCAAGCGGCTTGCCTACAAGTGAAAGTCCTCCACCATACCACTCTATCTTCAGTAATGGGTAagacttttcttctctgtctttggAAATCTGAACTATTTCTTAAGGTATCAGAGACAATGTTCTTAAATAATCATTGTGAATTAACTTTACTAGGTGCTGCAAAGTTTTCTAGTGCATCACTCAACTTACCTCACATACCTTACTTGAAATGGCATTAAAATATTCTAGTATAAAAGGGAAATCACAAGCCACTGTGTGTCCTTTATGAAGGTTAAATTCTTACCAGTTTATGACTGAAAACttctgaagtgaaaacaaagcCTTATTTAAACACTTACGCAGATTGTCCAAGAGAAGGTGCCTCTGACAGCAATGCTCCAGTGGCATAATATTCACACTGCCAGATTTTAGGAAGCCTCTGTAGAACCAGTGCAGCAAGCCCTACATGATACTATCTACAGGCCCTGTGACCCTGGGAATGCCACTTTAGTGTGTTCTGTGCTCCCTGTGACCCTTATCTCTCCACCGTGAGGAAATGAGACCTGCCATGCTGGTTTGTCTTGTTGCTGTGTCAAGATAAAAGGATACCTTGATACTGCAGGAGTCTTCAGAGAGCTTGAAGGGAAGGTTGCAATGCCAGCTTCATCTCAGGATGTTGTACATGACACATGCAGCCACTTTTCCATACACGAGTACAGCTGATTTGCTAGATGCCGCCACCACCAAGCTCAGGGAGGAAGAGCTGCCAACTGACAGAGTTGTCTGCACCACAAGAACTTGCAGGGTTATTTAGCCCCTGTGGGTTACCACCAGTGGGCTGCTAACTTGCCACTGCAAGGGCCATACTAGGAGCCGAGAGTAGGTCTGGCCAGGAGAGCTAGATGCCACATGCCTAGAGCCCCCAAATACTTTTCAGGCCGGTAATGATTCAGAATTGACTTGGGTTTATCTTCTGGTAGATCCTATGTCAGCTTGTTTTTGATCTGTGAGTCAGTAGGTggtgtggtatttttttcattggatGACTTTATTTTACAAGACTGTACCTGCAGCATCCTAAGCACCATCACTGCAACAAaagccccagcctgcctggctgtaTTCCATTGTAGTACTTGTTGTGCCATTGCTTTAATAGCTTTCTGCTATACTCCAGACTTCTCTGCTCTCTTGAGGCAGTGTGTTTCATGACCAGCTGTACCAGCTGTGTGCCTGATGCTGTGTACTTCTTCAAAATTCAAGTACTAATCTTCCTTttgaagcaagcaagcaagcacgAACCCTCTTCCTGCTCGAAGACCTACATGACACAGGAGGAAGATACTTGTGTTCGCAGTGGTACTTATTACTATGCTGTGAGCAGCCATGTCTGTGGGTTTTTAGTCATAATTTGAAGTATACCTGGTGGATTCTTGAGGCTCAGCCCCAGCTTGCAAAGCATTCTGTTCTGTAGGCAGTCACCATCAACAACTACTCATGTTGTCTTCCATTTCCTAGTGCCCTCCTTCAAACATTTTCTCCCCGTGTTTGTTGGACACAGCAGATGcctccttttgttgcttttatcaCAAGCCAGAATGTCCTTCTGCCTCCTGtcaaaatatctttattttttaacataaaataaacacCTCTATCAAAAACCCTACTCACTCTTACTTGCTACTAGTGCAACACTCTCTAGTGCACAGAGGAACTGGCTCCCAAACAGAAAAACCGATCATGTATATACCACCTAGGGAAGGGAGACGCTCAGTGTTTGCTTCCCACTGACTGAGGTTCAGCTTAAGGTTGATGACCTGTGCTGAAGGATGCAATGTCTAATAAACCTGAGCTACACCCATAATTCATGCAGTCTGCTGTTTTTGCACTTAAATTTTCAGACCAAGTACTTTTTCTACAAAGCTTGTGAGAATCTGTTGATTATTCCTTGCCCTAAACACCTGCCAATTCAGGATGACAAGGGCAGATGCAGGGATGGGAAGATGTCAGGACTGATAAAGAAAAAGTGCTTTCCAGAGAGCAGTGGCTCTTATGACCTGGCACAAATCATTgtgtgaagaaatattttattttaagtataaaTGTATTTGCCTGTTCTCAAATTGTAAGTGAAATCTACCAGCTCTCAGAGCTATACACAGagcaagcaggagagaaaataaactcctgctgctgaaagaagGAATTTACATGAGGTCTCTGTGTTCTAACTAGGCTGGGTGAAGGTGTCCACAGCTGGAAGGTGTTTCATACCAGCTGCTGCTAGTCCTGGAGTTAGGCACCACACTGAGCCTGTCTGTGCTACAACTCCAGCATGTGCTGTATTCCCTTCTGGCATGTACATCCCAGATGTACATACAAAGCAAATGGATGTGTGTGGAGAAATTACTTGCCCTGACTGTGAACCTGGACCTCTGGTAGCTCTGCAACAGCCAATTCAAATACAGTCCATGAGCACCCTCAAAAACCATTTCAGTTTGAACACAATTAGAAGACCAGGCTGGAGTGGATGActggaagaaatacaggaatatGCATGTTCTCCTGTAGCCTTGCAAGCAGCTGAAAGACAGTGATTCATGTACCACCACTCTGTAAAAGTACGATGCAAAAAACTGAGGGCCACAGCTCCTTTCTACCCTGTATTTCAGGCCCTGAGTTCAGATGTGGGCTGCCTGCCCATGTGCTTGGTAAAATGTGTGGATTATCAAATGGAGTTAAAGAATACAGTGAGTGCATCCtgcactgaaaaagaagaaataaagggCAGTGGGAAAACGACACAAAAGCTAGTTCATCAGACTTCTTGTGGGCTTTCCCTGCAGGCACACATACCAGAGGACCCCTCTTTCCCTCATCCATTCTGCTACAAAATCCCCTGCAGCTGGATCAGCTGCCTCAACCCACAAACGTCCAGTTCTGGTGCGCCAAACTTGTGTGTGTGATCCCATCAACTCAATCATTGTTGATTGTCTGTCTGGACTTCTCCGTCTTGTGAGCATATGTACACAAAGAGGCAGCTGTAGCCCAGCTTGTTGGGGCAGTTTCTAGTAGAGTGGACAAAACACCTCAAACTTGGATGCAGAAACCCTGACCTCCTGCTTTGGTGTTCTGTGGCTGGGGGTGCGCATGCTTTGTGCCCATCCATGCTCCCCAGGGTCCTCACAGAGACCCTGTGAGTTGATACCACCTCTGGCTATTTCAATCAATCATACTCTCCCATGGCTCAGCACTTGGTAGCAGCCACAGCATCTTGACTAGTGCAGATTGGTTCCCAAGACCTTTCGTTGAGAAGCAGTTGCCTCATTCCTCATAATGTAATGCCATGCTTGAAGATCCCAAAGGTGGAAGGGAATACCCATTTTATATGTGGATGGTTACAGGCAAATATAATTTGCTCTTAAGTGCATTGCTCCATGTTCTGTCAACAAGTGCTGTGGTGGAGGCAGTGCTGCATGAGAGAGCTTGTAGGAAGCTGAGTCATGGTCTGATCCCAGaagtggttgggttttttcctgcaatCTATTATATagtgtttcagcatttttcttgtatattctctctctcctttaaacacacacactcacacaccagtaacagcactgaaaatgaatTAACTATGCTCTGTattcctgctcctcacagaaTGTTAGTGGGATTACAGATGTATGCACAAAAGCAAGAGTCAGCTCTCAGAGTGAGTCGTGAGAAATGAGGAGGTCTTCCCTTCCCTTAGGAAGCAGCTGAAGCGGTATGCTGAGAGCTAACTCCAGGGCGAGATGAGCAGGGTACCGGAACCATGCGGGTGCAACCGATTGGGATCCAGTTATGATGGTCAGAGGAGAGCAGTGAATACTTTGCTGCCCTCCTTGACTGTCATTTGGAACTTAGCATTCTGGTCATGCCCAgttgcttctgtttctctagTTCTGAGCAGGACTGCTACTCCTTATGTCTGTCGTGGGTTGCTGGAAAGCCTAATAAAAGTTTCAAGTTGCCTTTCCTGGAAGATCTCAAATGGCCAAGGATTGTGATTTTTGAGATACAATTCTAAGTCTGGTAACTGTCTTTCATAAGGGAGGGGGACTGTGTCTGTGATACGACTACAGAAGGAAAGATACATTAGGAGCTGAGGATCAAGAGATTTAATAAGATTGTGAGACAGCCCTGCCAGAAGCAGCTGATACCCATAAGCCAGGCTGTGACTAGTGATGTGAAAGGTTAGAAGGGAGCATGTTTGCCCTTCCCCTCTGAAGAAAGAGTTGTCCTATGAGTCATAATGTAGCCCACAGAATGAAATCCTAATGCTTATGCAAGTTCCTTGCTTCAGGGATTTTTAGAGAGAGTGTGTGCCTACATACATGTTTATATAAGTCAAGTAGCATTTCACTCGCTGTAGAGAAATGAATTATGCTAATATgcagttttgtgttttatagAGCACAGCTTGCAGATGATGAAAGAACAGTTGCTGTTAGAGACTATGAAACCATATATACAATTTCTGGAAGCAGCTCGCCTTCAGACATTTTACCGATGCTTTACCTCTCCTCTGAATCACCTccaaaatatgaagaaaaagcatcaatAACAAGTAATGACTATTCTCCATGttcttcttcatcttcatcatctATTTCCTTAGCCACAACTGACACCAGCTCATAGAGAACTGTCAgttagatttaattttaaattaaattgtaCACTCAGATTTAGAATTTTtgaatttatttacattttgtaaTAAAACCAATAATGTTGGATGtgtctcatttttcattaaaaagcataaatgatGAATCTGGGTTTCAAGAAGTATTAGGTAATGTTGGTCTCCTGAGCCAGCAGTCTGAAGGGATTCAGTTCCCTGCAAGAATATTAAATGCTCATCTTCTATTACAGCTTCAGTTTCTATTTTTAGTTGTGCTTTATATAATGGGAGGTGCTAAGTAGAGACCaactttttttgcttattttatttaaatccatttggagcttcaaaaaagaaataattaggaagtggttttatttctgtatgacTTTTATGG
The Falco rusticolus isolate bFalRus1 chromosome Z, bFalRus1.pri, whole genome shotgun sequence DNA segment above includes these coding regions:
- the TMEM171 gene encoding transmembrane protein 171, whose product is MYPVAVPASGDEGNNGQHGKLIFFLFVFGAVLLCAGFLLSVFILQSCPSGTFSDCNEVLKAAGPVLAVTGLVCVLLARSRARLYIRQRQLQNEQVYSLVFCQGSCQFAQFLIFGFLFLTSGMLISILGIWVPGCSPGWHTIQLNHTGSSDVDLQGCGFLSLQIMGPLIVLTGLCFFVIAHVKKKQTLNLNQESCESEEHPQSPESFQVTVGDTVMVFPPPPPPYFADPVSPTVTHCLMSSGLPTSESPPPYHSIFSNGAQLADDERTVAVRDYETIYTISGSSSPSDILPMLYLSSESPPKYEEKASITSNDYSPCSSSSSSSISLATTDTSS